A genome region from Paradevosia shaoguanensis includes the following:
- a CDS encoding nucleoside deaminase: protein METAAFISRLFDVIENDIAPKTREGVRKGNKIFGAAILRKSDLSVVVAETNNETENPLWHGEMHAIKKLYELNRATLPDPKDCIFLATHEPCSLCLSAITWAGYDNFYFLFSHEDSRDSFAIPHDIRILKEVFVPPGTPLDAPLYNASNAFWTSHSIARMIATLDRGNREALLSRMDDIGALYADLSATYQQDKGDKGIPLA, encoded by the coding sequence ATGGAAACCGCTGCCTTCATCTCCCGCCTCTTTGACGTCATCGAGAACGACATCGCGCCCAAGACCCGCGAAGGCGTGCGCAAGGGGAACAAGATCTTCGGCGCCGCCATCCTGCGGAAATCTGACCTGTCAGTGGTCGTGGCGGAAACCAACAACGAGACGGAGAACCCGCTCTGGCACGGGGAAATGCACGCCATAAAGAAGCTCTACGAGCTCAACCGCGCCACCCTGCCCGACCCCAAGGATTGCATCTTCCTCGCCACGCACGAGCCCTGCTCGCTCTGCCTCTCGGCCATTACCTGGGCGGGCTACGACAATTTCTATTTTCTCTTCAGCCATGAAGACAGCCGGGACAGCTTCGCCATCCCGCACGATATCCGCATCCTCAAGGAAGTATTCGTGCCCCCCGGCACGCCGCTCGATGCGCCGCTCTACAATGCCAGCAACGCCTTCTGGACCAGCCACTCGATCGCCCGGATGATCGCCACGCTCGATCGCGGCAACCGCGAGGCTCTGCTGTCGCGCATGGACGATATCGGCGCGCTCTACGCCGACCTCTCCGCGACCTACCAGCAGGACAAGGGCGACAAGGGTATTCCCCTCGCCTGA
- a CDS encoding META domain-containing protein — MSTSIKLTLAAAGMLLATLTTALAAPVSITGEVTYRERIALPPDSSLEIQLLDVSLADAKATVHAAARLSGPGQVPLTFTLNFDDKVIKPKHTYALSARITSGGKLLFLNTTQYSVDPLAPAQPIMIIMDFVGRAEPAPLPGKEAAMPPASTPTTQLIGTNWRVVDIKGTPSNEKTRTTLTLAEDGRAGGKGGCNSYFAQATINGGSLVFGSPASTRMACPEPMMQQEASFFSAMAVVATYAIDGNNLRLADANGNPVMNLVKDN, encoded by the coding sequence ATGAGCACAAGCATCAAACTCACCCTGGCAGCGGCCGGCATGCTGCTGGCCACCCTCACCACGGCATTGGCCGCGCCGGTCTCGATCACCGGCGAAGTGACCTATCGCGAGCGCATCGCGCTGCCACCCGATTCCAGCCTGGAAATCCAGTTGCTCGATGTCTCGCTGGCCGACGCCAAGGCCACCGTCCACGCTGCCGCCCGGCTATCCGGCCCCGGCCAGGTGCCTCTGACCTTCACGCTCAATTTCGACGACAAGGTCATCAAGCCCAAACACACCTACGCGCTGAGCGCCCGCATCACCTCGGGAGGCAAGCTGCTCTTCCTCAACACCACGCAATACAGCGTCGATCCGCTCGCGCCCGCGCAACCGATCATGATCATCATGGATTTCGTCGGCCGCGCCGAGCCCGCTCCCCTGCCCGGCAAGGAGGCCGCCATGCCACCAGCCAGCACCCCTACCACCCAGCTCATTGGCACCAACTGGCGCGTGGTCGACATCAAGGGCACCCCGAGCAACGAGAAAACCCGCACCACCCTGACACTTGCCGAAGATGGTCGCGCGGGCGGCAAGGGCGGCTGCAACAGCTATTTCGCACAAGCGACGATCAACGGCGGCAGCCTCGTCTTCGGCTCCCCCGCCTCGACGCGCATGGCCTGCCCCGAACCGATGATGCAGCAGGAAGCGTCGTTCTTCTCGGCGATGGCAGTTGTGGCGACCTACGCGATCGACGGTAACAATCTCAGGCTGGCCGATGCCAACGGCAATCCGGTGATGAACCTGGTCAAGGACAATTAG
- a CDS encoding ureidoglycolate lyase: MTIITTEPLTRDAFAPFGQVISIEGSTHYLINSGKTERYNDLAKVELGGAHARPLISIFRGQPYAMPLELGMVERHPFGSQAFFPLAPRPFLVIVAPDHGGTPGMPRAFLTASGQGVNIAMNTWHGVLTPLDEVSDFLVVDRGGDGNNLEEYFFETPYRVERANPIFT, encoded by the coding sequence ATGACTATTATCACCACCGAGCCCCTGACCCGCGACGCTTTCGCGCCTTTCGGACAGGTCATCTCCATAGAGGGCTCGACGCACTACCTCATCAATTCGGGCAAGACCGAACGCTACAATGACCTGGCCAAGGTCGAGCTTGGCGGCGCCCATGCGCGCCCGCTGATCTCGATCTTTCGCGGCCAGCCTTATGCCATGCCGCTTGAACTCGGGATGGTCGAGCGCCACCCCTTCGGCAGCCAGGCTTTCTTCCCGCTTGCCCCCCGCCCCTTCCTCGTCATCGTGGCGCCCGATCATGGCGGCACGCCCGGCATGCCCCGCGCCTTCCTCACCGCGTCCGGCCAGGGCGTAAACATCGCCATGAACACCTGGCACGGCGTGCTGACGCCGCTCGATGAAGTCTCCGATTTCCTGGTGGTCGACCGTGGCGGGGATGGCAACAATCTCGAGGAATACTTCTTCGAAACGCCGTATCGGGTCGAACGGGCGAACCCGATCTTTACTTAA
- a CDS encoding antibiotic biosynthesis monooxygenase family protein — MIAVIFEVLPAEGRKGDYLALAAGLRAELMEMEGFLSIERFESLSEPGKILSLSFWQDEAAVARWRNMASHREAQALGRGGVFADYRLRVASVLRDYGMHRREEAPGDSRMVHEASG; from the coding sequence ATGATCGCGGTGATTTTCGAAGTCCTGCCTGCCGAGGGTCGCAAGGGTGACTACCTTGCCCTGGCAGCCGGTCTGCGGGCGGAACTGATGGAGATGGAGGGCTTCCTCTCCATCGAGCGGTTCGAGAGCCTGAGCGAGCCGGGCAAAATCCTCTCCCTCTCTTTCTGGCAGGACGAGGCCGCCGTCGCACGCTGGCGCAACATGGCCTCCCACCGCGAAGCACAGGCGCTGGGGCGAGGCGGCGTCTTCGCCGATTACCGCCTGCGCGTGGCATCGGTCCTGCGCGACTACGGCATGCATCGGCGCGAAGAGGCGCCCGGAGATAGCCGAATGGTGCACGAGGCCAGCGGTTGA
- a CDS encoding NIPSNAP family protein has translation MITCFIRYEIDPNKRDSFEQYARNWGQAIPRNGADLIGYYAPHEGSATIAYGVYNIESLAAYEAYRARLRDDPLGRENFAFAQKERFILKEDRLFLRLASTPHGELR, from the coding sequence ATGATCACCTGTTTCATCCGCTACGAGATCGATCCGAACAAGCGCGACAGCTTCGAGCAATATGCACGCAACTGGGGTCAGGCCATCCCGCGCAACGGCGCCGATCTCATCGGCTATTACGCGCCGCATGAGGGTTCAGCCACCATCGCCTACGGCGTCTACAACATCGAGAGCCTCGCTGCCTACGAAGCGTACCGGGCGCGCCTTCGCGACGACCCGCTCGGCCGAGAAAACTTCGCCTTCGCACAAAAGGAGCGCTTCATCCTCAAGGAGGATCGGTTATTCCTTCGACTGGCGTCCACGCCGCATGGGGAATTGCGATGA
- a CDS encoding ArsR/SmtB family transcription factor has protein sequence MKDGPVIANIAALLGDPARANMLTALMDGRALTVSELANAAGVTLQTASGHLSKLEAAGLVVAEKQGRHRYYRLSGGDVAQVLEGLMGLAQRTGAVRVRTGPRDPALRQARVCYDHLAGERGVELLEALADGQLVADRDNPLLTEKGRTFFAEFGIDTSGLGKGRRPLCRACLDWSERRHHLGGALGAAILDTMLERGWVRREEGRVLAFSQDGLSAFRKSFGIA, from the coding sequence ATGAAAGACGGTCCTGTCATCGCAAACATCGCTGCGCTCCTGGGTGATCCGGCCCGGGCCAACATGCTGACGGCACTCATGGATGGCCGTGCGCTCACCGTCAGCGAGCTTGCCAATGCGGCCGGCGTGACGCTGCAGACGGCCAGCGGGCACCTCTCCAAGCTGGAGGCGGCCGGCCTCGTTGTCGCCGAGAAGCAGGGGCGGCATCGCTATTACCGACTATCGGGCGGCGATGTTGCGCAGGTGCTCGAAGGGTTGATGGGCCTGGCCCAGCGCACTGGCGCGGTCCGCGTGCGGACCGGCCCGCGCGATCCCGCGCTGCGGCAGGCGCGAGTTTGCTACGATCACCTTGCTGGTGAGCGGGGTGTGGAGCTTCTTGAGGCGCTGGCCGACGGACAATTGGTGGCAGATCGCGACAATCCGCTGCTGACCGAGAAGGGGCGGACATTCTTCGCCGAATTCGGCATCGATACTTCGGGGCTCGGCAAGGGCCGGCGACCGCTTTGCCGCGCGTGCCTCGACTGGAGCGAGCGGCGCCATCATCTTGGTGGAGCGCTTGGCGCGGCCATTCTCGACACGATGCTGGAGCGAGGCTGGGTGCGACGGGAAGAGGGGCGCGTGCTGGCTTTCAGCCAGGACGGGCTCAGCGCTTTCCGGAAATCGTTCGGGATCGCCTAG
- a CDS encoding class I SAM-dependent methyltransferase codes for MASAKAALNAVHKAAVFNRRVEVLSRHLAGIIPTGGKVLDLGAGDGSIAHALMTLRPDLAVEGVDVLLRPQTLIPVTLYDGVTLPYPDDAFDYVTIVDVLHHTDDPAAVLREAARVANRGVVIKDHLVQGTGARTTLRFMDWVGNRGHDVRLPYNYLTPTEWQRAFAAANLLEVRRVAALNLYPAPFTWLFDRSLHFVALLAPQT; via the coding sequence TTGGCGAGCGCTAAGGCAGCCCTCAATGCCGTCCACAAGGCCGCCGTGTTCAATCGGCGGGTCGAGGTGCTGTCACGGCATCTGGCAGGCATCATTCCGACAGGCGGTAAGGTTCTGGATCTTGGAGCCGGCGACGGCTCGATCGCCCACGCGCTGATGACTCTCCGCCCCGATCTTGCTGTCGAAGGCGTGGACGTGCTTCTCCGCCCGCAGACGCTCATCCCGGTCACGCTCTATGACGGCGTCACCCTGCCCTATCCGGATGACGCCTTCGACTACGTGACGATCGTTGACGTCCTGCACCACACCGACGATCCGGCAGCCGTGCTGCGCGAGGCCGCACGAGTGGCAAACCGTGGCGTGGTGATCAAGGATCACCTCGTACAGGGCACCGGCGCCCGCACAACCCTGCGCTTCATGGATTGGGTCGGTAATCGCGGACACGATGTGCGCTTGCCCTACAACTATCTGACCCCAACCGAATGGCAGCGCGCTTTCGCTGCCGCCAATCTGCTTGAAGTCCGTCGCGTCGCGGCCCTGAACCTCTACCCCGCGCCCTTCACCTGGCTATTCGATCGCAGTCTGCATTTCGTCGCGCTGCTCGCGCCGCAAACCTAG
- a CDS encoding GtrA family protein, giving the protein MSVLLESLVRDQDHDIAERSLFWQALTFLAIGGGAAMAFVCLSSLAVGAGLPLADWIVSALCYAAFILPVYLLHRRFSFNSDAPHLQALPRYVTVQLVGLSLAALFSFLAYGIIGLPTLFASLLVIGLTSAMNFLVLKVWAFGER; this is encoded by the coding sequence ATGAGCGTGCTGCTCGAAAGCTTGGTCCGTGACCAGGATCATGACATTGCCGAACGCAGCCTCTTCTGGCAGGCGCTGACCTTCCTCGCCATCGGCGGCGGGGCCGCCATGGCGTTCGTGTGCCTGTCCTCGCTCGCCGTCGGCGCCGGCCTTCCGCTCGCCGACTGGATTGTGAGCGCGCTGTGCTATGCGGCCTTCATCCTGCCGGTCTACTTGCTCCACCGCCGCTTCTCGTTCAATTCCGACGCCCCGCACCTCCAGGCCCTCCCCCGCTACGTGACTGTGCAACTGGTCGGCCTCTCGCTTGCGGCTCTGTTCTCGTTCCTCGCCTACGGCATCATCGGCCTGCCGACGCTCTTTGCCTCGCTGCTGGTCATCGGGCTGACTTCGGCCATGAACTTTCTCGTGCTGAAAGTCTGGGCTTTTGGCGAGCGCTAA
- a CDS encoding DsbA family oxidoreductase — protein sequence MTRKLKVDIFTDVVCPWCLIGSVRLDKAIAELPEGIEVEVENHPFYLDPNVPAEGVDVWHMLKTKYGRDPAEMWARPQEEARKSGVDLDLSQQPRMFRTAKAHTITRLAKSRGTQHALANAIADAYFLEHRQINDDAVLADIAAEHGFDREEALRLMNDPQELETTEHLAISAARQGINGVPFFVFDGKFAMSGAQPEEVFQRAFAELLKPEVASQ from the coding sequence ATGACGCGCAAGCTCAAGGTGGATATCTTCACCGACGTCGTCTGCCCCTGGTGCCTGATCGGGTCGGTGAGGCTCGACAAGGCCATTGCCGAATTGCCCGAGGGCATCGAAGTGGAGGTGGAGAACCACCCGTTCTACCTCGATCCCAACGTCCCCGCCGAAGGCGTCGATGTCTGGCATATGCTCAAGACCAAGTACGGTCGCGATCCGGCGGAAATGTGGGCGCGTCCGCAGGAAGAGGCCAGGAAGTCGGGCGTCGATCTCGACCTGTCCCAGCAGCCGCGCATGTTCCGTACCGCCAAGGCGCACACCATTACCCGGCTTGCCAAATCGCGGGGCACTCAGCATGCTCTCGCCAATGCGATCGCCGACGCTTATTTCCTTGAGCACCGGCAGATCAATGACGATGCCGTCCTCGCCGATATCGCGGCCGAGCACGGCTTCGATCGGGAAGAGGCGCTGCGTCTGATGAACGATCCCCAAGAGCTCGAAACCACCGAGCATCTGGCGATTTCTGCCGCCCGACAGGGCATCAATGGCGTGCCTTTCTTCGTGTTCGACGGTAAATTCGCCATGTCCGGCGCCCAGCCCGAGGAAGTGTTCCAGCGGGCCTTCGCCGAACTGCTCAAGCCAGAGGTTGCCTCCCAGTGA
- a CDS encoding alpha/beta hydrolase, producing MKFVRRIVIALVALVIIAYAAVLGYIYFNQRALQYTATGEITALADTKIKGAEEVTIPTTDGAVVHGWYAPPAEVGKPVVLYYKGNSGSFSEEHERFEAWTADGYGFLAFDYRGFPLSPGEISQQHILDDATAAFDWLKAKGQPIVIWGRSLGTGPATYIASIRDADALLLETPFLSAVNVAFERYPYLPVGLLMSDQFPVNEWITKVDEPVFIAHGTADQTIDVTNGERLYQLVPHKYDLWIEPGADHGDLWARGIWGRAKTFFEDAEYAASKVAAAR from the coding sequence GTGAAGTTCGTCCGCCGCATAGTCATCGCGCTCGTAGCGCTCGTTATCATCGCCTATGCGGCGGTCCTCGGTTACATCTACTTCAACCAGCGCGCGCTGCAGTACACCGCCACTGGCGAGATCACAGCGCTTGCCGATACCAAGATCAAGGGCGCCGAAGAGGTCACCATCCCCACCACCGACGGGGCCGTGGTCCATGGCTGGTACGCGCCGCCCGCCGAGGTCGGCAAGCCGGTCGTACTCTATTACAAGGGCAATAGCGGCTCGTTCTCCGAAGAGCATGAGCGCTTCGAAGCCTGGACTGCCGACGGCTACGGCTTCCTCGCCTTCGACTATCGCGGCTTCCCGCTCTCTCCGGGCGAAATCTCCCAGCAGCACATTCTCGACGATGCGACGGCTGCTTTCGATTGGCTCAAGGCCAAGGGCCAGCCGATCGTTATCTGGGGGCGCTCGCTCGGCACGGGCCCCGCCACCTATATCGCCAGCATCCGCGATGCCGATGCGCTGCTTCTCGAGACGCCGTTCCTCTCGGCGGTCAATGTCGCCTTCGAGCGCTATCCCTACCTGCCCGTCGGCCTGCTGATGTCCGACCAGTTCCCGGTCAACGAGTGGATCACCAAGGTCGATGAGCCGGTCTTCATCGCCCATGGCACCGCCGACCAGACCATCGACGTCACCAATGGCGAGCGGCTCTACCAGCTCGTGCCGCACAAATACGATCTCTGGATCGAGCCGGGTGCCGACCACGGCGATCTCTGGGCGCGTGGTATCTGGGGTCGGGCCAAGACCTTCTTCGAAGACGCCGAATACGCCGCCTCCAAGGTGGCTGCGGCCCGCTAG
- a CDS encoding ATP-binding protein encodes MSKRLSLTARLVLTLTIGAALLWIVAAAVSIGILRSEIDAAFDKGLQETAQRLLPLAMHGLREAMHDNRPDDDGGEIPLLREGAGEYIVYQIRDRAGALLLRSHDAPTGQLTETIEPGFATAQNLRVYTEGTGDGEFVIQVAEGLEHRQKSLLESATALFLPLALLVPLSALGIGLAVRRGLAPLHALSQEVSIRGATNLAPLAPAELPPDLRPIAEATDQLIARLRGALEAERAFAANSAHELRTPIAAALAQTQRLIAELGSRPEALRARQVEEALKRVGELSEKLLQLARADAGMAASATRVDLVPAIRLLCRDSASRAGNDGRIVLEALPNESLLAPIDIDAFGIAFRNLLDNALAHGSRDEPVRVALGENWVAVTNGGRTVDPATLEGLKQRFVRGETTSSGSGLGLAIAETIMAQTGGEVRLSSPAPGRPDGFEARLVFPA; translated from the coding sequence ATGAGCAAGCGCCTGAGCCTTACCGCACGATTGGTGCTGACGCTTACGATCGGCGCCGCGCTGCTCTGGATCGTGGCAGCGGCAGTCTCGATCGGCATTTTGCGCAGCGAGATCGACGCCGCCTTCGACAAGGGCCTGCAGGAGACCGCGCAGCGCCTGCTGCCGCTGGCCATGCATGGGCTGCGCGAGGCTATGCACGACAATCGTCCGGACGACGACGGCGGCGAGATTCCACTGCTGCGGGAGGGTGCGGGCGAATACATCGTCTACCAGATCCGCGATCGCGCGGGCGCGCTGCTGCTGCGCTCGCACGACGCCCCCACCGGCCAGTTGACCGAAACCATCGAGCCCGGCTTTGCGACCGCACAGAACCTGCGCGTCTATACGGAGGGGACCGGGGACGGAGAATTCGTGATCCAGGTGGCCGAGGGCCTGGAGCACAGGCAGAAATCTCTGCTGGAAAGCGCCACCGCCCTCTTCCTGCCGCTGGCCCTGCTTGTGCCGCTTTCGGCGCTCGGCATCGGGCTGGCCGTGCGGCGCGGCCTGGCGCCGCTCCATGCTTTGAGCCAGGAGGTGAGCATTCGCGGCGCGACCAATCTGGCTCCGCTCGCACCAGCCGAATTGCCGCCCGACCTCAGGCCGATCGCCGAGGCGACGGACCAGCTTATTGCGCGATTGCGGGGAGCTCTAGAAGCGGAGCGTGCGTTTGCCGCCAACAGCGCGCATGAACTGCGCACTCCCATAGCCGCGGCGCTAGCGCAGACACAACGCCTCATCGCCGAACTTGGCAGCAGGCCGGAGGCCCTGCGGGCACGGCAGGTGGAAGAGGCGCTCAAGCGCGTTGGCGAGCTGTCCGAAAAACTGCTGCAGCTTGCCCGCGCCGATGCCGGCATGGCCGCGAGCGCAACGCGGGTTGACCTTGTGCCGGCCATTCGCCTGCTCTGCCGCGACAGCGCCAGTCGCGCGGGCAATGACGGACGGATCGTGCTGGAAGCGCTGCCCAATGAGAGCCTGCTCGCGCCTATCGACATCGATGCCTTCGGCATCGCCTTCCGCAATCTGCTCGACAACGCCCTTGCCCATGGCAGCCGGGACGAGCCCGTGCGCGTGGCCCTCGGAGAGAACTGGGTGGCGGTGACCAATGGCGGCAGGACCGTCGACCCGGCCACGCTCGAAGGGCTCAAACAGCGCTTCGTGCGCGGCGAGACGACGAGCAGCGGCTCGGGACTGGGCCTGGCCATTGCCGAAACGATCATGGCGCAGACTGGTGGAGAGGTACGCCTCTCCTCGCCCGCACCGGGCCGCCCGGACGGCTTCGAAGCCCGGCTGGTCTTTCCCGCCTAG